The Ralstonia sp. RRA DNA segment CAGTGCGCGGAACCACTGGCTGCGCGCATCGTTATGGAACTTGCGGTGCCAGTGCTGCTTGAGGTCGAAGCTGGGCAGTTCCAGCGGCGGCTCCATGACGCGGATGTTGGCGTGCGATTGCATGAACGACAGACCCACCGCATGCGGCACTGTGGCAATCAAGTCCGTGCGCGCGAGGATGAACGGAATGCTCATGAAGTGCGGCGTGAGCAGAGCGGGTGTACGGCGAATGCGCTTGCGCTCCAGAAAGCGTTCGTACAACTCCTGGCTGCGTCCTTCCGCACGCACCACGGCATGGCCGTACTCCAGGAACTGCGCCATCGACAGCTTGGTGTTGCCGCCACGCGTGACTGGGTGGTCCGCCCGCACGATGCACGTGAAGTAATGCGTGAAGAGCCGCTGCTGGAAGAAGTTGTTCTTCTTCAGGTCGGGAAAGTAGCCGACGGCCAGATCGAGCGCGCCGGTCTCCAGCGCACGCTCGATCTGCGCCGGCGGCAGCGACACGGACTGCACCGATGCCCCCGGTGCCTCTCGCGCCATCGCCTCAATGATGCGGGGCAGGAACACCATCTCGCCCACGTCCGACAGGGCAATCGAAAACAGGTGCGTGGTGGTGGCCGGGTCGAAGGCACCCGTCTCCAGAATCCCCTGCTGTACGCGCGCCAGCACATCACGCGCGGCGGGAATGAGGGCCAGCGCACGCGGCGTCGGTTCCATGCCGTGCGAGGTGCGCACGAACAACGGGTCATCGAACGCCGTGCGCAGCTTGGCCAGCGCCGTGCTCACGCCAGGCTGG contains these protein-coding regions:
- a CDS encoding LysR family transcriptional regulator; the protein is MSTLPDFDLNLLPILLALHDARSVSMAAQQLGMSQPGVSTALAKLRTAFDDPLFVRTSHGMEPTPRALALIPAARDVLARVQQGILETGAFDPATTTHLFSIALSDVGEMVFLPRIIEAMAREAPGASVQSVSLPPAQIERALETGALDLAVGYFPDLKKNNFFQQRLFTHYFTCIVRADHPVTRGGNTKLSMAQFLEYGHAVVRAEGRSQELYERFLERKRIRRTPALLTPHFMSIPFILARTDLIATVPHAVGLSFMQSHANIRVMEPPLELPSFDLKQHWHRKFHNDARSQWFRALVASLFNDEADEWREPGHAPAKRKHTK